The Arenicella xantha genome window below encodes:
- a CDS encoding tyrosine-type recombinase/integrase, with product MNTAAKNDRNVTSFTNPSIDRSKDRNFITVTELDLLLKGASKTRHPIRNKAILLTMFWHGLRVTELCELNRNDLDEKNARLIVKRLKNSLPTTQPIRPDVLRNLKKYLKIRQSNQRSLFLNERNDQFVRRGINHLLEQCSKLGGLPFHVNPHMLRHGCGYALAELGHDTRLIQDYLGHKNIQHTVIYTRTSIKRFEAIWD from the coding sequence ATGAATACCGCAGCAAAAAATGATCGTAATGTGACAAGTTTTACAAATCCATCTATTGATCGCTCAAAGGATAGGAATTTCATCACAGTAACTGAACTCGATTTATTATTAAAAGGCGCGTCCAAGACTCGTCATCCAATTCGAAACAAAGCAATATTACTTACTATGTTTTGGCACGGACTTCGCGTTACTGAGCTCTGCGAACTCAATCGAAATGATTTAGATGAAAAGAATGCTCGCTTGATTGTCAAACGACTAAAAAATAGCTTACCAACAACGCAGCCTATTCGCCCAGATGTTTTACGCAACTTGAAGAAGTATCTTAAGATACGTCAAAGCAATCAGAGATCACTATTTCTGAACGAGAGAAACGATCAGTTTGTGAGACGCGGAATTAACCACCTTTTAGAACAATGCTCAAAACTTGGCGGCTTACCCTTTCATGTTAATCCGCATATGCTTCGCCATGGATGCGGTTACGCTCTTGCTGAGTTAGGCCACGACACTCGATTGATACAAGACTACCTCGGTCATAAAAACATTCAGCACACCGTAATTTACACTCGCACATCAATTAAACGATTTGAGGCAATTTGGGACTAA
- a CDS encoding DUF2726 domain-containing protein produces MDSILIAAFTIVIVLIAFAIIVKQSPRKLQGAGNLQYQKLNILFTAAERSFLGVLKLSLTNKFEVFGKVRVADVITPRKGQDRSAWQKAFNKISSKHFDFIICDKDDLSPICAIELNDKSHNSKKGKERDRFLESACKSAGMPLVQIPAKATYQVTDINEVLSAHLPQIESIKAKIAPEFAGRKSAPEIASVKSTSEKVCPKCSSSMAMKIAKKGKNVGKEFWACSAFPKCRHIEAKDGK; encoded by the coding sequence ATGGATTCGATACTGATCGCTGCATTCACTATAGTAATTGTACTTATTGCATTTGCAATAATTGTAAAGCAATCGCCAAGGAAACTTCAGGGTGCTGGAAACCTACAGTATCAAAAACTCAATATTTTGTTTACAGCAGCTGAGAGGTCATTCCTAGGAGTTCTAAAACTCTCCCTGACAAATAAGTTCGAGGTATTTGGAAAGGTTCGAGTTGCCGATGTCATAACGCCTAGAAAAGGCCAAGATAGGAGTGCTTGGCAAAAGGCGTTCAATAAGATATCTAGTAAGCATTTTGACTTCATAATTTGCGATAAAGATGATCTTTCGCCTATCTGTGCTATTGAATTAAACGATAAAAGTCATAATTCTAAGAAGGGAAAAGAAAGAGATAGATTCTTAGAAAGTGCGTGCAAATCGGCAGGAATGCCACTAGTCCAAATCCCCGCCAAAGCTACATATCAAGTAACAGATATTAATGAGGTTTTGTCTGCACATTTGCCTCAAATAGAATCGATCAAAGCTAAGATTGCCCCAGAATTTGCTGGAAGAAAATCAGCTCCAGAGATAGCTAGTGTCAAATCAACTTCTGAAAAAGTTTGCCCGAAATGCTCTTCTAGCATGGCGATGAAAATTGCCAAAAAAGGAAAGAATGTAGGCAAGGAGTTTTGGGCATGCAGCGCCTTTCCGAAGTGCAGGCATATAGAGGCGAAAGATGGCAAATAA
- a CDS encoding Panacea domain-containing protein encodes MNNIQKESISRTLEAFAYIAKRAPTHKRNMYNVLKVFYLADKLHMERYGRFIFDDTYSAMQRGPVPSAAYDLIKAIKAGSELPLSIESPVRFVEEHVLRAEREADEDLFSGSDLLCLDEVIALSETEDLGELSHDSAWEATQRNQLIPVEAILSTLQNSDALINLNQNRYN; translated from the coding sequence ATGAACAATATCCAGAAGGAGAGCATTTCAAGAACCCTTGAAGCGTTTGCTTACATAGCGAAACGCGCTCCAACTCATAAGCGAAATATGTATAACGTCTTGAAGGTATTTTACCTTGCTGACAAGTTACATATGGAACGCTATGGGCGCTTTATTTTTGATGATACATACTCGGCTATGCAGCGTGGCCCTGTGCCATCGGCAGCTTATGACCTTATCAAAGCCATTAAAGCAGGAAGTGAGCTTCCGCTCTCTATTGAGTCCCCTGTAAGGTTCGTGGAGGAGCATGTTCTTCGTGCTGAGCGAGAAGCAGACGAGGATTTGTTTAGCGGGTCTGATCTGCTTTGTTTAGATGAAGTGATTGCTCTAAGTGAAACAGAGGACTTAGGTGAGTTAAGTCATGATTCCGCATGGGAGGCCACTCAGCGCAATCAACTAATTCCAGTCGAAGCGATTCTATCTACGCTTCAAAATAGTGATGCTCTTATTAATCTGAATCAGAATAGGTATAACTAG
- a CDS encoding site-specific integrase, whose amino-acid sequence MTRRQGSYITKTKHGVYYFQIRISISEATKLGLKPPLFRKSLRTKNKGQAIHLARRYWNTLERKLMMGDKSSTDKSNNDYQEFLQIEEESQHQELYEAGLIRSALSFTERYNAIAEWDALEREHLWMSMTEAERVAMEWVSSEGIDLSAYRAQTNMAVGSERHDETIQKNTNQTELLSNLAEKHSARLERKGINPRTIKLYRSYLKTFIEYVGDRQSCELTYRDVEKFVEVLPKIPTNRNNGRYQGLSIDQIIEQQFGTYNTLAKNTLKEYARTIRSFLQEFVKKGYIDPISATAIEKEFTTKEKNPYLPFDKSDLEKLFYSDEYLKGKHTKASNYWAPLLALFTGARSNEICQLLVSDIRHEKIDHRVVTYIDINEEEDKELKTPAARRVVPIHSKLIELGFLGYVETVINQGSNALFPEIKVVNGKHNHALGRWFRDTYKRKCGIEDIGKSKKVFHSFRHTAVQHLWDSQGYELSRIGELVGHTHTTITGGYTHTLSLAKKAEMIEAMDYGIDFSRIRLWRPK is encoded by the coding sequence ATGACTCGCAGGCAAGGTTCATACATTACTAAGACTAAGCATGGTGTGTATTATTTCCAGATAAGAATCTCTATATCTGAAGCGACAAAACTGGGTTTAAAACCGCCTTTATTTAGAAAATCTTTAAGGACAAAAAACAAAGGTCAAGCAATCCATTTGGCTCGTCGATATTGGAACACACTTGAGAGGAAATTAATGATGGGTGACAAGTCTTCAACGGACAAATCAAATAATGACTATCAAGAATTTCTTCAAATTGAAGAAGAGTCTCAGCATCAAGAGCTATACGAGGCTGGGTTGATTAGATCGGCTCTGAGTTTTACTGAAAGATATAATGCCATCGCTGAGTGGGATGCTTTAGAGAGGGAGCATCTTTGGATGTCAATGACCGAAGCTGAAAGAGTGGCTATGGAGTGGGTTTCGTCTGAAGGAATTGATCTTAGTGCCTATCGAGCCCAAACTAACATGGCGGTGGGTAGTGAGAGGCATGACGAGACTATTCAAAAAAACACGAATCAAACAGAACTGCTAAGTAATCTGGCTGAAAAGCACTCAGCCAGATTGGAACGAAAAGGAATTAACCCGAGGACGATTAAGCTTTACAGAAGCTATTTGAAAACATTTATCGAATATGTGGGCGACCGCCAATCATGTGAGTTAACGTATAGGGATGTAGAGAAGTTTGTAGAGGTTCTTCCAAAAATCCCTACGAATAGAAACAATGGAAGATATCAAGGTCTGAGTATTGACCAGATTATTGAGCAACAATTTGGCACATATAATACTTTGGCAAAAAATACTCTGAAGGAGTATGCGCGAACTATTCGAAGCTTCTTACAAGAGTTCGTCAAGAAGGGTTATATCGATCCGATTTCTGCTACGGCGATCGAGAAAGAATTTACAACTAAAGAAAAAAATCCATATCTACCTTTCGACAAAAGTGACCTAGAAAAGTTATTTTATAGCGATGAGTACTTGAAGGGAAAGCACACAAAGGCATCCAATTATTGGGCCCCCCTGTTAGCGTTATTTACTGGGGCACGGTCAAATGAAATTTGCCAACTTCTGGTTTCAGATATTCGGCACGAAAAAATTGATCACAGGGTAGTTACGTATATAGATATTAATGAAGAAGAAGACAAGGAGCTTAAAACACCAGCCGCAAGAAGGGTTGTGCCAATACATTCGAAGTTGATTGAACTAGGATTTCTTGGATACGTTGAGACTGTGATCAATCAAGGTAGCAATGCCTTATTTCCAGAAATTAAGGTAGTAAACGGAAAACACAACCATGCGTTAGGTAGATGGTTTCGAGATACGTACAAGCGCAAATGCGGAATTGAAGACATCGGGAAGAGTAAGAAAGTCTTTCATTCTTTTAGACATACCGCTGTGCAGCACCTGTGGGATTCTCAAGGCTATGAATTGTCTAGGATAGGTGAGCTAGTTGGGCATACTCATACTACGATTACGGGCGGATATACGCATACTTTGAGTTTAGCTAAGAAAGCAGAAATGATAGAGGCTATGGATTACGGGATTGATTTTTCTAGAATAAGATTATGGCGGCCTAAGTGA
- a CDS encoding ATP-dependent nuclease, whose translation MQIVNVDIKNFRALKNVSVPIEKFSVLIGENDVGKTSFLIALETFFGVKKLSSSKDWYKDETDVDISIVITFKSFGDCDLIQPFLRDDGSVVINKLFKFNQNATWQAELSDNTVLTVPSNVQSKWFSSDNFHFIPVRRDLNIQFSMNKAAMLGKLLRARMKIAIEEQGSRTQLEEVIAVLRESLTEPRLDIEAFLREQLNNESFKVGFDELTIDPTEGVKFSISLSDDRASNINIEDRGAGTQSNLIIALFRLIAKTNVLGTFIFAMEEPENSLHPKAQRQLLSVIQEISENTQVIVTTHSPVFIDRSKYESNVLLSRTIQGNTVSRSFRADELSSVRDDLGIRASDALLKGGGNCALLVEGNTEEESFPTFLEMQGLSEFRLGIALINIGGSDNTKTSLIVDLLNSYDIPCVIVLDNDAQGTKSELEHRMAAGGLANIREIFVLSKGTIEDYFPPSIALEVFNSEFQPDPPLTDSDFDPNWSGDARISGYSALLWNRAKMGSKERIKQVLGAKGARLMQKNGDSLDPEIIAIIDKVNDVVEKSG comes from the coding sequence ATGCAAATCGTAAATGTTGACATTAAAAACTTTAGAGCGCTGAAGAACGTTAGTGTGCCAATTGAAAAATTCAGCGTGCTAATTGGCGAAAACGATGTAGGGAAGACGTCTTTCCTAATTGCATTAGAAACATTCTTTGGGGTGAAAAAGTTAAGCTCTTCTAAAGATTGGTATAAGGATGAGACTGATGTTGATATATCGATTGTAATTACGTTTAAGAGTTTTGGCGATTGCGATCTTATCCAACCCTTCTTGCGAGACGATGGAAGCGTTGTAATTAACAAGCTATTTAAGTTTAATCAAAATGCGACATGGCAAGCAGAGCTATCGGATAATACTGTCTTGACTGTGCCCAGCAACGTTCAATCAAAATGGTTTTCGTCAGATAACTTCCACTTCATCCCAGTTAGACGTGATTTAAATATTCAATTTTCTATGAATAAAGCGGCAATGTTGGGGAAGTTGTTGAGAGCAAGAATGAAGATAGCAATTGAAGAGCAAGGATCGAGAACTCAGTTGGAGGAGGTTATTGCTGTTCTTAGAGAATCACTGACTGAGCCTCGCTTAGATATTGAGGCGTTCCTTAGAGAGCAGCTCAATAACGAGTCTTTTAAAGTCGGTTTCGATGAACTGACGATTGATCCTACAGAGGGAGTCAAATTTTCAATTTCTTTATCTGACGATCGTGCTAGTAACATAAATATTGAAGACCGAGGAGCGGGCACACAAAGTAACCTCATAATCGCTCTATTTAGACTTATTGCCAAGACCAACGTTTTGGGTACATTCATATTTGCGATGGAAGAACCCGAGAATAGCTTACATCCCAAAGCTCAAAGGCAATTACTTAGTGTGATCCAAGAAATTAGTGAAAACACTCAAGTCATTGTTACAACTCACTCCCCAGTATTCATAGACCGAAGTAAATATGAAAGTAACGTGCTTTTAAGTAGAACAATACAGGGAAATACCGTTAGTCGAAGTTTTAGGGCGGATGAACTCTCTTCGGTCAGAGATGATTTGGGTATTCGAGCTTCGGACGCATTACTAAAAGGAGGGGGCAATTGTGCCTTACTAGTTGAAGGTAATACCGAAGAGGAGAGTTTTCCGACATTTTTGGAGATGCAGGGTCTTAGTGAATTTAGATTAGGAATAGCCTTAATCAATATTGGCGGTTCAGATAATACTAAGACTTCGTTAATTGTCGATTTGTTGAATAGTTATGATATTCCGTGTGTGATTGTTTTAGACAACGATGCTCAGGGCACAAAGAGCGAGTTAGAACACAGGATGGCTGCTGGCGGATTGGCAAATATTCGAGAAATTTTCGTCCTCTCTAAAGGGACAATTGAAGACTATTTTCCACCTTCCATAGCTCTTGAAGTATTCAACTCTGAATTTCAACCTGACCCGCCTTTAACTGATAGCGACTTTGATCCAAATTGGTCGGGTGATGCTAGAATTTCTGGTTATTCAGCATTGCTCTGGAATCGAGCCAAAATGGGCTCTAAGGAACGTATAAAGCAGGTGCTGGGGGCGAAGGGAGCTAGGCTAATGCAAAAAAATGGTGACAGCCTAGACCCAGAAATTATCGCTATTATCGATAAGGTTAATGACGTTGTTGAAAAATCTGGTTAA